A section of the Harmonia axyridis chromosome 2, icHarAxyr1.1, whole genome shotgun sequence genome encodes:
- the LOC123674217 gene encoding mitochondrial inner membrane protease ATP23 homolog yields MTFITAESSETPSSGKDNGEEKNNSGNDKTESNKWGYDLYPERKPSTDSKVAKFFKGRSNIDKTKCEQNVYKCILRSPLVKLMLGALKKSGCEVDIRRHISCEECSPNVSGGYDPILNQVVICQNTVTSPGTIQAVLTHEFIHMLDSCQNKLDFTNLEHLACTEIRAANLAHCSWLSAWISGDTSIFNFKETHQFCVKNKALSSVMAVRNVTEEEAMAAINKVFTKCYNDLEPLGRRLRRNSEDMYKVYAEGIYYGYEFEAPQ; encoded by the coding sequence ATGACTTTCATTACAGCAGAATCCTCTGAGACGCCTTCGTCAGGTAAAGACAAtggagaagaaaaaaataattctggaaatGATAAAACCGAATCAAATAAATGGGGTTATGATTTATATCCAGAAAGGAAACCTTCTACGGACTCCAAAGTAGCGAAATTTTTTAAAGGAAGGTCAAATATTGATAAGACTAAATGCGAACAAAATGTATACAAATGTATATTGAGAAGTCCATTAGTCAAACTAATGTTGGGGGCACTTAAAAAATCTGGTTGTGAAGTTGATATTCGAAGACATATATCGTGTGAAGAATGCAGCCCAAATGTGAGTGGGGGCTATGATCCAATCTTGAATCAGGTTGTCATATGTCAGAATACAGTAACAAGTCCTGGTACTATTCAAGCAGTACTAACTCATGAATTCATTCATATGCTAGATAGTTGCCAAAATAAATTAGATTTTACAAATCTTGAACACCTAGCCTGCACAGAAATTCGTGCTGCGAACCTAGCACATTGCAGTTGGCTTTCTGCTTGGATTAGTGGTGATACAtctatatttaatttcaaagaaaCGCATCAATTTTGTGTGAAAAACAAAGCTTTGAGTTCAGTTATGGCTGTAAGAAATGTAACTGAGGAAGAAGCAATGGCAGCAATAAataaagttttcacaaaatgttatAATGACCTAGAGCCATTAGGCAGAAGGTTACGTAGAAATTCAGAAGATATGTACAAAGTATATGCAGAGGGTATTTATTATGGTTACGAATTCGAAGCTCctcaataa